A part of Thermoanaerobaculia bacterium genomic DNA contains:
- a CDS encoding ABC transporter substrate-binding protein, whose amino-acid sequence MKRYRWAPILALTIASATCSRPTRPAASHLAIGQLTSATTLDPHRQDDERTYSTLDHFYNKLVGFGPEMQIVPELAVRWENLSDDEWRFHLRRGVVFHDGRPFGAEDVRASIRRAQTLPGSMDGYYVQSIREVRVVDDATVVLITRDPSPVLLNKLVFIAIVPRDTPDAPIRHPVGTGPYRFVGGAAGQTIEARRFESFWGPRPAFDRVWIVPLPGAGERARALPDGKVDVVGRFPEEFWDWASTRKSIRLISRQGITEVLLGFSLKPGSPFADARVREAVSLSIDRREIAAAGFKGLAAPLDQLVPSTVFGYSNRLPPMPFDPAGG is encoded by the coding sequence ATGAAGAGGTACCGGTGGGCGCCGATTCTCGCGCTCACGATCGCGTCGGCGACGTGTTCACGGCCGACCCGTCCCGCGGCTTCGCACCTCGCGATCGGACAGCTCACGTCCGCGACGACGCTCGACCCGCACCGCCAGGACGACGAACGCACGTACTCGACGCTCGACCACTTCTACAACAAGCTCGTCGGCTTCGGGCCGGAGATGCAAATCGTTCCCGAGCTCGCCGTCCGGTGGGAGAACCTCTCCGACGACGAATGGAGATTCCACCTGCGGCGCGGCGTCGTGTTCCACGACGGACGCCCGTTCGGAGCGGAGGACGTGCGGGCGTCGATCCGCCGCGCGCAGACGCTCCCCGGGTCGATGGACGGGTATTACGTGCAGTCGATCCGCGAGGTGCGCGTCGTCGACGATGCGACGGTCGTGCTGATCACCCGGGACCCCAGCCCCGTGCTCCTGAACAAGCTCGTCTTCATCGCGATCGTTCCCCGCGATACTCCCGACGCGCCGATCCGCCACCCCGTCGGAACCGGCCCCTACCGGTTCGTCGGGGGAGCGGCCGGCCAGACGATCGAGGCGCGCCGGTTCGAATCGTTCTGGGGGCCCCGTCCGGCGTTCGACCGGGTCTGGATCGTCCCGCTCCCCGGCGCGGGAGAAAGGGCACGGGCCCTCCCGGACGGGAAGGTCGACGTCGTCGGGCGGTTCCCGGAGGAATTCTGGGACTGGGCCTCGACCCGCAAGTCGATCCGTCTCATCTCGCGTCAGGGGATCACCGAGGTGCTCCTCGGCTTCTCGCTCAAGCCGGGAAGTCCGTTCGCGGACGCGCGGGTCCGCGAAGCCGTCTCGCTGTCGATCGACCGGCGGGAGATCGCCGCGGCGGGATTCAAGGGGCTCGCGGCGCCTCTGGATCAGCTCGTGCCGTCGACCGTGTTCGGCTACTCCAACCGTCTTCCTCCGATGCCGTTCGACCCCGCCGGGGG
- a CDS encoding ABC transporter substrate-binding protein, whose translation MKSTFSWTARVLAPVVLLCAVGCAPHAETRVLAVVQSSDITTLDPNRSFEVVNDIVAMNIFDPLFRFDRHMTLQPSLAVRWENPTDRTWLLHLRPGVRFHDGVPLTSEDVVFTLRRVLAHPESELFPFLSGVRAIDAPDPETVQIQTEQPTPLLARLSFVYILPARRMAREGDAEFFRHPVGTGPYRFLAWKPGDRVEVGAWNGYWGGAPAVARAAFRSVEKPEARWTLVAREHPTVLLEGPRQGWEQHRSDRDLRLIARPSLTVSYLGVNVAPRPDNPLADRRVREAIRLAIDLKELLREGASNHGFPASQFVPPDVIGYNPAIPLPPHDPARARALLAEAGHPDGLDLALDIQAETATPLVQNLVRQAGAAAIRVTPKFWPKEEFFDRIDKGVSQFHLTGWVCTSGESAELFESSLHTRGSAGALGRDNGTGYSNPELDRLIEQLVATIDPGARVDLEKRAMAIAVADLPYIPLYVQEDRYVLTTDVAWEPRADGEIFLPEVRLR comes from the coding sequence ATGAAATCGACGTTTTCCTGGACCGCTCGCGTCCTCGCGCCGGTCGTGCTGCTTTGCGCCGTCGGCTGCGCCCCGCATGCCGAAACGCGCGTCCTCGCGGTCGTTCAGAGCTCCGACATCACCACGCTCGACCCGAACCGCTCGTTCGAGGTCGTCAACGACATCGTCGCCATGAACATCTTCGATCCTCTCTTCCGCTTCGACCGGCACATGACGCTCCAGCCATCGCTCGCCGTCCGCTGGGAGAATCCGACCGACCGCACGTGGCTCCTCCATCTCCGGCCGGGGGTGCGCTTCCACGACGGCGTGCCGCTCACCTCCGAGGACGTCGTCTTCACGCTTCGCCGCGTCCTCGCCCACCCCGAATCGGAGCTCTTCCCTTTCCTGTCGGGTGTCCGGGCGATCGACGCTCCCGATCCGGAGACCGTCCAGATCCAGACGGAGCAGCCGACCCCGCTGCTGGCGCGGCTCTCCTTCGTCTACATCCTCCCTGCCCGGCGGATGGCCCGCGAGGGCGATGCCGAGTTCTTCCGGCACCCCGTGGGAACGGGGCCCTACCGTTTCCTCGCGTGGAAACCGGGGGACCGCGTCGAAGTCGGGGCGTGGAACGGGTACTGGGGCGGCGCCCCCGCGGTCGCGCGCGCCGCGTTCCGTTCCGTCGAAAAGCCGGAGGCGCGCTGGACCCTCGTCGCCCGCGAGCATCCGACCGTGCTCCTCGAAGGGCCGCGCCAGGGGTGGGAGCAGCACCGCTCCGACCGGGATCTCCGGCTGATCGCCCGCCCGAGCCTGACGGTCTCCTACCTCGGCGTCAACGTCGCGCCGCGCCCGGACAATCCGCTCGCCGACCGGCGCGTTCGCGAGGCGATCCGGCTCGCGATCGACCTGAAGGAGCTTCTCCGCGAGGGCGCCTCCAACCACGGATTCCCGGCCTCGCAATTCGTGCCGCCGGACGTCATCGGATACAACCCGGCGATCCCGCTCCCTCCGCACGACCCGGCGCGCGCGCGCGCCCTCCTCGCCGAAGCGGGCCATCCGGACGGCCTCGATCTCGCTCTCGACATCCAGGCCGAGACCGCGACGCCGCTCGTCCAGAACCTCGTGCGCCAGGCGGGAGCGGCCGCCATCCGCGTGACCCCGAAATTCTGGCCGAAAGAGGAGTTCTTCGACCGGATCGACAAGGGTGTTTCCCAGTTCCACCTCACGGGCTGGGTCTGCACCTCCGGCGAATCGGCCGAGCTCTTCGAATCGTCTCTCCACACCCGCGGATCGGCGGGCGCGCTCGGAAGGGACAACGGAACCGGCTACTCCAACCCGGAGCTCGACCGGCTGATCGAGCAGCTCGTCGCGACGATCGACCCCGGCGCCCGCGTCGATCTGGAGAAGCGCGCGATGGCGATTGCGGTCGCGGACCTTCCGTACATCCCCCTCTACGTCCAGGAAGACCGCTACGTGCTCACGACCGACGTCGCGTGGGAGCCGCGGGCCGACGGCGAGATCTTCCTTCCGGAGGTTCGGCTGCGGTGA